ggtgtcggaaccgtggttcgagaccaccaaattcgatgagtaagcttgtaaattttattatttagtatttacgagttaaatatgattttagaaagatttttgaattagtaatttgtgttttataatgattaattaggttaaatggtttgaaaaatgaggtattgagtcgtttacggagtgtcattaaggtagtattaaagtttccttagaaaattttaacgttttgatagctaattaattaaaaaggactaaattgaaaaatgtacaaaacttgctaattaaggAAATGGTGATTAAATGGCCTAAATGGTAAATAGAGAGGACTTAAAGAGTAAAATAACCTAAAAGAGAtggctgaggcggcataagcaaagaaaaagaaacaaaataaggtgaattaggggaaaaatggtcatttggtgaaattaagaaaaaaatgaaacaaatggcCAATTGatttctagacatttcttcTCCAAAATTCAGCCAAAAACAGCCATAGGAGAGCTCCTTAAGCtgttattttcataatttagctcaatgtgagtttaattcttgcccttttcttataatttttattttttttgaaacttttacaattaggtccaactaactaTTTCATcagtttttgattttgttggaaaatttgaaagttaccattgatgaatattggatattttttatgaaataacatggatttagagctttaattttgttgtatgatgattttataaagtgaatttgttagatattaattttaggactaaattgtgaaaaatataaatattagggtttggtattgaaattatgaataccGAGAGCTGTATAATAGCctataatatttagaaaaattatcaattgagaaaaaattagctcatttgataGACTAATTAgtaagagactaaattgcaaaagttgtaaaagttggggtcattgtttaattttgaaaattgagggGTATCAATTGTGAAGTGAAGtggaactgaaatatatgctaatgaatgagtaatttcatattttagatCAAGTGCCTGTAGATACTTGTGAAAAAGGAAACTTAGCataatagtccctgaacttctacaaatattacaattgaacccaggtaagttcgtatggttaaaatttaatgtttatatattaaatttatgaataatattttgtatttatccATATCTATTGTtgaaagtaaaattattgttaaaattatgaaattggaTTGAATGTTCAAAACGAATGgaacgcgggattgagtacGATCGTTCTGCGGCGAAAGACAGCAAAGAAAGAATTGACTGCAAACTACCCGAGTAAactgaggttcagcatttgttgcgaactttcgtgtttactttctATTTAGTtctcatgagcttctgtttaactcatatgagtttccgtTCAACCCTAATGAGTTTCCGTTCAGCTCTattgagcttctgtttaacccttatgggtttctatTTAGCTCTTACTAGCTTCCATTCAACCTATACAGGTTTCTGCTCAGCTCTTactttggtttatatggcatgtatagggttgatttggaaatgaaataaattgagaCATGGTTGTGAGTAATATATGCTTGTATGTATGTAATTAGTAGTAGattttgataaatcaatgaGATGGATTAAATATGTAAGTTTAAGTATTTGAGTATTTGTGATGTTATGTCAtgcttaaaacatgattttggctTGTATTGATTGCTTGTTTGGGATTTAGCAGAGACACGATGTGTGTCTcaaccatgtgtgacacacggcctatcACATGGGCGTATGGTTTGGCCTTGTGTCCcttgcatctttaaaattgagaaacagaatgccTAGTTTTTGCagacggcctagcacacgagtgtgtggcttTGCCATGTGACCCATGCACCTTAATTTCAtaacacacgacctagcacatgggtgtgtgacccaagtcagagagttacacgggcgtggacacaggctgggacacggtcgtgtgcctcacatcgaatgcccacacggcctaagacacgggcgtgtctcttggctaTGTGAGCCACATGGCCTGACTACACTGGTGTGTATCCCATGCACctaagaaaaaatttgaaattttagggaaaattctctgagttctggtttagtcccgaattacttttaatgtgtattttgagCCTAGAGGGCTCATACAAGAGACAATATGAGTGTTTTATGATTGGTTCCTGatatgaatattaaatgttGTGAAATGTTCGTATTTAATCCGTaaagttcggtaatgctccgtaaccctgttccgacgatggataagggttaggggtgttacactaaccCACTTTCGATGGCAAAGTCAAGGGCTGGCATAGGCTTTGACTccctctaaaatgaaaaaaaaatcatttaggccctgttataatttataaaattttgaattagtaatgATAGAATTGCACATTGACcccccaaaatgataaaaaaataatttaatcatttaaaatttataaatatatagactattaaaatagtgaaattaaacttttactattgtaaaaatatatcatttaatttcGCTTCCTAAACAATTTTTGACTTCATTCCTGCCAACTTCCCTAAATCCAAAAACCTAACCCTATAATCCAAATTTGTAACATTAAATCCTAAACTCTAAAAcctaaatataacatttaaaaaatgcCCACCGGattatttttccttcatttgttCAAGCTTCAATCCCATATTAGGAAGAGAATTTGAAACCAACTCTAACATCAACGAACCTGAAATTAACTCTCCTGATTTTCCATGCTTTTCTTCAGCATGGTCTTGTTTATGGatacaaacatatattttaaactaacattaaataaggtttaggttTATGTAAATGATCCTCATATGAAGAATGCTTAAATACTTCACAAAGGTTATACTTATGAAGAGTAAGAGAATTGGGAGAGTAGAGAGTTGACTTTGGTTGAGGTTAGAGTTGGATCGAAATAATCTTCAGCCCAATCAAGTTGGAGGAAAATAACTTCATAAGGGTTttcaaagattaaaatttaagatcGAGACCTTAATGAATCGAACTAGAATTTAAGGTCTAGAGGTAATTAAACAAAGGGTAAGGAGTTTTGATGGATTATTATAGGCGAAATAAATCATGGTGGTGAGGTCTCATTTAAATTATACGAGATTTTGTCGAGAATCTTCAATTAGGGTAATGCCATTTCATTGTGTTCCAATGACGGGAATACGATTCGGTAAAAAGAATATCCCCAAAAAATAAACctcaattctttttaaaattcatatacatCTTGATATTTAtagtctttaaaataatttaatattaaaaacataatttaaaatgacgacatttttattatataaaaaataaactatataGATAGTCATttgactattaaaaatttctattttaggcacttcaaataaaaaatttacaatttaaacacCCATGTTATATAATTTGTTCTTATTTGGTCATTCCTGTTAAAAACTTTAACATAAATCATTATGACATTTTTTAACATATGGACCAATCATTGGATATTACATGGCACAATTTACCACGTAAATACCactttaaagaactaaaatataattttctcaatattaattataatcaaaataaaaataataattaaatggttgaaaaacttaaaatgtgataaattgtgCCATGTGACATCAGATTTCTGTTagaatttcaatgaaaataattaaaacagacaaattatttaatgtgtgggtctaaattacaaattttttattttaaatacttaaaataaaataaaaatttataattaagtgtGTATATATGTAGTTTAtcctataaaaaaaagaagaagaggatttGCGATTCAAAAATAATTCGCATGCATGAGAGCCTTATAAAATATGCAATCACcgtataaaaaagaaagaaagattgaTTGATTGATATTTAATATTCGATATGTGTCTCAGAATCCAAATCTTCATCAGATTCCATCTTGGCTCCAAATCCTAAACTCACCTTTGACTCTCCTTTAAAACAATCATCAACCATCTATTTCCATTCTATTCAAATCTGACGGTCAATACCCAGTGATTTCACATCACATGATTTTCAGTTCGCCAACACCCTATCCACCCTCCTTCCCTCACTCACCCTCTCTCTCTATGAATACTCACCCACCTATCCCTTCCTTTTTCTCTCTCTGAAACTTTCCTCTCTCAAAATCTCAAACCCAGAtttgttctctctctctctctctctctctctctactTCCAATCAATTAATTCCTCCATTGGAGGAGCTTAGGTTTGTCTGAAACAACCCAGatctcttttttgtttgtttgcttgTTTGTTTCGTTAGATTAGATCTcatgttttttatgtttttttttttggacagGGTTTGTTGGTGTTCTGGTCTTTGCTTTGTCTGAAAAATAAGCAGAATTATAAACGAACACCAACGCCATGGGAAGATTTGAAGAGAGAGGATTCAATTCAGTGGTTTGCCCTAAGCCTATCCGAACCTTTAGAAGGTCTACCAAGTATGCCCctttttttaatcttataatttatttctgcttttattatctttttatgtATCATggttcttattttatttttgatttgggAAAATTCCAGCAGCTGTTATCAGACTGAGATGGCTGATTCAAAAACTGGCGCAGAGCTTCTTGATATAATCCTCCCCGAggtaaattcaattttaaagaaaaaagatatttctgggatttaatttttgtttttgtttttttgatgaCTGGGGGTACTTGACTCTTgattttcatgtaatttttctagattttcttTCTGATTTTGTACAAATAGATGTGAGCTAAAGGGGTTTCGTTTTAATTGAATTTCAGGGAGGGTATGGGGCCGAGAATCCCACCGACCAAATGGCTTCATCACCACCGTATTTCTGTGGATCACCGCCGAGCAGGGCGTCGAATCCGGTAATCCAAGATGCCCGATTCAACGACGAGCAGCCGGTGCTACCTCCACTAACATCCCCAGCACCCTCCTCAAGGGGAGGATGCGTGAGGGTGAAATTCGGGCAGATGCCAGCTGCTGTACGAATCGAGGGATTTGATTGCCTCACCAGAGATGGCCGCCATCGCAGCATCTCCGCCGTggcttaaaaaaaaaaccaaagggaagaaaattttgatatgagaaaaaaaatgtgaGAGGAGAGAGGGAGATGATAAAATTAAGTTACAGCTTGGAATAGTGTGGGTAGTGTTGGATTTGTAAATAGAAGATTAAAATGAGATGATGGGTGTTAAATTGTTGGGTCTTTGATGATTTTGGGATGGGATTTTCGTTGCATAAAAGAACTAGAGGGGAGCAAAAACAAGGTTGATTGCCCCCACTCTTGTTAGGGTTCCTTTAtctttttttgctttctttaattattaattactgTATTTGGTGAGAGGAGAGGATGGATGGGAGACATTTGTGTAATATATCGTGTTTGATCAATGACACTCTCATCCTTCCTCCTTCGCATGTAATTGTAATTTGAAGGAAATGgaggttttaatttttcttttgccttAATTTATCAATGAATGAGAAATGGggataatgaaaataaaaaggtgCTTTTACATTACTGTTGGCTGCTACTGCTTAATGCGATTCGGCGTCTAAATCTGCTCATCTCTCTATCCTTTTCTACCTCTACCCTACGTCGACATTGCAGCCATTTTTAGCTTCTTTCCTTGACATCTtttgatatatgttttttatatattacatttaGGGATGGTCACGACGTTTTCCATTCaatcccatttttttaaaatcttatatatttgaattttttacgtaatcaaaatataaaagaatgttataaaattagaaGTAGATATTTTAACTACTactttatttaagttaaagacacgatattaaaaatattaatttttaggactacttaaatatttataaacaatttCTATCTGATTCTTTTATCAACTACTCATAGTGAGTGAATcagtatatatttatttatttataaattttaatagttcatATTGTGTTGACATTAATTTATACTGTATTAATGTATAACTAGTGTCGCGTACAACTCTACATACAATTTTAATAGGTAGGCCGGCCAAAGCTTTTAGCCtcttcaatattcaaatttatgttTGATTAATTAGATTTAAGAAATATATTCTGTATTTTGCGATTTTTTATAAGATGCATTTTGCAACTTAAgcattacattttattataaaatgatggcttaaatatacaaaaacttatgtactttttcttttaaaaatagaaaaatacattcaaacattaaaattatattatttacattttttattaatgttttccaTCATGTATTGCAACCGATAACCATCACTTAGTTAATAGTTTTGATGTTGATGTGATAATCTACATCCACAATACTTGTcaaagaaattacaaaaatatatttttaaccataattttcttatttattagcTTCATCACTATTGAGATGGAAATAAttatggatttttatttttaatgtttggtGAAGAAATTATTAacactcataaaattgttttattaaattcaggttaattacaacatcatttttctaattatgtggctactaagtgatttttttaatttcaaaatgtcacaacaATAAATTTAACGAAAAAATTAAGCTGGttaatgagttaaatttaaattttaaaatttaaaaagtagtgaaactaaattcctaaaaataaaaatccaaggactaaatttcaaattattcaaaacacaacctgtgacatattttaaccttttattttacatgttctaaataattggcttttaataaaacttttaaaatttcacttattattatacaaaatttaaaaactaaaacaattatattattttaatgtatttattaattttatcttacatgttttaaataacattgactttaaataaaacttttaaatttgacttattttatttaaaattcattattatacaagatttttaaaaataaaaaatcattaagtaaaatttaaataaaattttatgaaatttaattatttaaaatatttaaaaggattgaaatcaaaagtttaaagtttaaaagaaagattagcaataacattttatttaaaacagaACAGTTAAGGAATGTTCAATCTTCAGAGGAACAAATGATAAGACTTTTATTTGGATAGTTCTTTTTAAACTTTGCGCGCATATATATCTCTATTATACAATTCttctaattaataaatatattatattttaataaaataaaagattaaaatgatttttttttaataaagtggAGAGGCAATATTCAACAAAGCTCCTTTTCTGAAGTTATTGTGATTTCCGTCGTAGGATAAAATGAAATCTTTGTGGGGACACTTCCCACTTGCCTGCCGGATTTTGCCTGCCTAATACAAGGCATCAACTTGTTACatgtcttttatttatttatttattctttctttttcagtttattatgatgaattttttatcttttaattctatccaaataaatatttcaacttttaatttttattaaaatgaatcatCTAAGCTCTTTTTACTTAAACGAGACCTAACTTTTAATTtatgcttaaataaaataattaagataaatcttttttcattcaaaacaaatgtttatttagatacaaattaaaattaataagtgtttattttttataataaaaatataggactcgtttcaaaaaaaaaatttcaagtttttcttAATACTTTAACCAATATACTTACATTCTCATTAAGGATTTCCTAATAGTTTAGTAAAATAATCACTTATATTAGCTttacaatttcataatttttttataaattatacgATTCAATCCTAccatcatatttcatattttatttatttacattttacatgtcgaattttaaatcaattaaaatgtaatactTTACTTaatgtaaattaatttaaaattttacgtgtatttactaaatttaattaataatttgtatgAAGCATTTTGATAACCTTTTACTAAATTGTTGGAATTTCGTGCAACTTGAGATTTGTGATGGTAATTTTAGATTCTGAAATCGTCATCTCTGGAAATTATCTAAGTCccatatgtaatattttatccgtgcataattatatttcaaaagaTCATATCAGAGTCTTTCAATGCAGTTCTGAATTGGTTGATTGATATCAtgactaaaaaaatttataactaaTAGACGGTGACGtgaaacttaattacaaattattttaatctaaaacatgtatgtataaatatatacatcCAATTTGTCCCTCCTAGACTATAACTCTAAATGAATTGTATGGAAAAGAATTAGAAATAGATTGCATATTTTACTAATTACGGTAATTGTATTTTCTCGAGAAGGCAAGGGATGACTagaagttaatttaatttaattgattattatttaatttgactaataaattaaataattaagtccagagcaaaattaaattatttagtcaTCGtagttaaatgaaattgaataattaaataaggttacaaataaattctaatataataaaatcaaaattaaattgtataaattatttagtttaaaataattgattaataaattcaattaataattaatatgaatgtatatttaattatttagttaattgaaCATTAGAgcttgattttgtttatttaaaatcaaatcaagggAGCATAGCTCAAAAAATTGAACCTAGCATGGGCGAGCATTATGGGCCCAGTTAGGGCAACGGGTGGTAGCATGAGAGTTCCTCTCCCATGGTAAGTCAATGGCCATACCCCCTTTTGATAAGTcctaatttaaaacttcaaatgATAAGTCACTGGCCATTCCCTTTTACTACATATTATGGGAATACTCTTCAAAAATTTAgtgatattttatttgaataatttctgttgagtttaaattttagattaagaGTCCAAGAATTATAATTTGCAATTAGGGATTTTAAGATGTTTAGTTTTAGCATATTGTGATTTGCACAATACTCTTTGTTGGGAGAGCTAGTTTTTGTCTTGTGTTTGATTTTTCGTATTAGAGCTTAATtctaagtaattgtgaattcgagaataataaaaaagaacttATTGAAAGTTTGAAGCATTTAGACTTCAAATTTCCCTACGACTCAACACATAGATATTTAGTTGatcaaatttattgttttagatATTATGATAAAgatttgttttagaaaaaaaagaattaaatttcctatgctttcaaaaaattattccaaaatttattactttatgAGAATGTAATTTCCATTAAAACTACAATAGACaaagaacaattttaaaataacatgacACGAGCCCttaattaatatgtttgttCTAATATGATCACGGGCCAGCCACTCGCTCGAAAAGTGGgagagtttgggtaaaaatataggctcgaaaaaaATAAGGTCCATTTTCTAAATGGGTTGGGCATTGGGtagaatttttttggtttaggtCCGGCCCAAATTACATGCCTAtactcttttcttctttttttttcaatttgttgagaaatatttattttaatatttagtgtatttgatgtattataattttcatatttgtttttatattaaaaaatctaaaaaaaaaagagtattaCAATCAAGCTcgggtttggacaaaattttaggtgcATTTTTCAAGTCGAACATAAAAAGTGGATCTAAAAGTTTGCATCGATTTGATCCGAACTAGACCCAACCCATAATCAGATCTAGTCTAGTATAATAAACGTTATTAACTACTAGGGGAAGGAGACAAAGATATAGTTGAATAGTTTGTAACCAAATGATGATAGAAAATTATGGAGGttgatttgaaaaacaaaagattatAATGGGAAGAGACACCATATGATTATTTTGTCCTTAGGTTTACAACCTGCTTCTCACCCGCCCACTACATGAGTTTCATGTGGGCTCATTAAATTGGGCCCACTTAATCTCTTTCGGTTTTCTACCACAATATTCATAGGTTCTAAGGCTTCCGCCCAACCCCACTCAACCAACATGTCTTCTTCTTTACTCCTTAATTAATCCACGCAATTTTTGTTAGCATTTATAAACTACTCATAACTCTGTTGAAGCCCACAATCTACAAATTGTTGCAATAACAATGATATTAATTGAGTTTAGGCTTAATCGATATTTTACTTTTGTTACCTGTCATTTCATAATGTCCCTGAAATATACATTCAAACATTTCTTCTTACAACTGCCaccaattttattttcccatacCAATGCAATGCTATAGATAGAATACTTGGCTGCAACTTATTGATAGACCTAAAATGGGAACTTAGTCAAAAGACTGAGTAAATAACATATTCCACTAGTATGCCCTCCTCAAGTTTAGGATTGAAGTTCAACACCTAACTTGGAAAGGTTACAATCAGCAGCTGCCATGGGAAGTGCCTTCGTGTGAGTATATCAGCAACATCGAAATAGCGAACATTAATTCTTTCGACCAACATAGCAATGAACAAAGAGAGCATCGACTTCTAAATGATTCTTCTTGTTATACAGCACAAGGTGTTGACAACGTAGAATGTTGCTCAGGTTGTCGCATACTATTGTAGGTGGATGCATAAGAGGTATTTGAAGCAGCTAACCCAAAGAGTTTCAGAAGCAGCTGCAAGAGAACGGTACTAAGCTTTGGTCGAACATCATAGAAcagtaacttgttttttaaaTGCCCAATTGATGGGAGTGAGTACAAAAATAGAATATAACCAGTTGCGGACGCACATCAATTAGATATATGAAGACTATGAAGTATTGTTCAAGAGCAAAGCTAGAATATTTTAGGGGAGCTAGGCCCAGCCTGCCCCTTCTAACTTCGCTGCTGGTGTTGCGTCTTGCAAGTAACacaacaatcttttgattgctAGCTAGTGTATTTTAGATGGATTGTGCTTGTATTGGGACAATTTATTAATGATAGAATAAGAAATGCGTGGCCTTGTGAATGTGAAACAATGTAGTTTTCCATACATTAATTCTGTTGCATTGGTCCAACTAGTCTCTACAAATAAATTCTTAGAAAATATTtgtagagaaaaataaaatcaagaacAATTGTTTGAATCgattttacttatatatattatgtttttgagttaatcagggaactttataaacattt
The window above is part of the Gossypium raimondii isolate GPD5lz chromosome 9, ASM2569854v1, whole genome shotgun sequence genome. Proteins encoded here:
- the LOC105800085 gene encoding uncharacterized protein LOC105800085 isoform X3 — its product is MGRFEERGFNSVVCPKPIRTFRSSCYQTEMADSKTGAELLDIILPEGGYGAENPTDQMASSPPYFCGSPPSRASNPVIQDARFNDEQPVLPPLTSPAPSSRGGCVRVKFGQMPAAVRIEGFDCLTRDGRHRSISAVA
- the LOC105800085 gene encoding uncharacterized protein LOC105800085 isoform X1; the encoded protein is MGRFEERGFNSVVCPKPIRTFRRSTNSCYQTEMADSKTGAELLDIILPEGGYGAENPTDQMASSPPYFCGSPPSRASNPVIQDARFNDEQPVLPPLTSPAPSSRGGCVRVKFGQMPAAVRIEGFDCLTRDGRHRSISAVA
- the LOC105800085 gene encoding uncharacterized protein LOC105800085 isoform X2, which codes for MGRFEERGFNSVVCPKPIRTFRRSTNCYQTEMADSKTGAELLDIILPEGGYGAENPTDQMASSPPYFCGSPPSRASNPVIQDARFNDEQPVLPPLTSPAPSSRGGCVRVKFGQMPAAVRIEGFDCLTRDGRHRSISAVA
- the LOC105800085 gene encoding uncharacterized protein LOC105800085 isoform X4; the protein is MGRFEERGFNSVVCPKPIRTFRSCYQTEMADSKTGAELLDIILPEGGYGAENPTDQMASSPPYFCGSPPSRASNPVIQDARFNDEQPVLPPLTSPAPSSRGGCVRVKFGQMPAAVRIEGFDCLTRDGRHRSISAVA